A window of Xylophilus sp. GW821-FHT01B05 contains these coding sequences:
- a CDS encoding HD domain-containing phosphohydrolase — MEEGQSKLVDVSQLRIGMFIQLDLGWMDHPFPLNNFKISTEAQIHTIATLGVRRVRYFPHRSDAAVVEQGPHAALLTEAPAEDAGDARQGWGQGLRRQRLKQLELQQRQLTACEQRFADAARRYRRMAEIVHQSPGQARQSSEELVGGCVDELLANGESVIRLLSEGVGERSAQHPVNVMVLSLLLGQALGLERMHLVELGLAGLLHDIGKQELPDRLRQTEDYFSAAEYRVYQQHVAHGVAAAEAMGLPAAVVAGIAQHHEMVDGTGFPDRLKGPEMQLCGKVLALVNRYDNFCNPGRHSSVLTPHEALSVIFTQMKARFDSLVLGAFIRMMGVYPPGSVVQLGNDRFALVTSVNSLRPLRPKVIVHDPSIPREEAVVLDLETAPELSIRRSLKPQQLPRAAMDYLSPRQRICYFFERAAALDAPEGLA; from the coding sequence ATGGAAGAGGGTCAGTCGAAACTTGTCGACGTAAGTCAGTTGCGCATCGGGATGTTCATTCAACTCGACTTGGGCTGGATGGACCATCCATTTCCCCTGAACAACTTCAAGATTTCCACCGAGGCGCAGATCCACACCATAGCGACGCTGGGTGTGCGGCGGGTGCGCTACTTCCCGCATCGCAGCGATGCGGCGGTGGTGGAGCAGGGGCCGCATGCTGCGCTGCTGACGGAGGCCCCGGCCGAGGACGCCGGCGATGCGCGGCAAGGGTGGGGCCAGGGGCTGCGCCGCCAGCGCCTGAAGCAGCTTGAGCTGCAGCAGCGGCAACTGACGGCCTGCGAACAGCGCTTTGCCGACGCGGCACGCCGCTACCGGCGCATGGCCGAGATCGTGCACCAGAGCCCGGGCCAGGCACGCCAGAGCAGCGAAGAGCTGGTGGGCGGCTGCGTCGACGAGCTGCTGGCCAACGGCGAGTCGGTGATCCGGCTGCTCTCGGAAGGCGTGGGTGAACGCAGCGCCCAGCATCCCGTCAATGTCATGGTGTTGTCGTTGCTGCTCGGGCAGGCGCTGGGGCTGGAGCGCATGCACCTGGTCGAGCTGGGCCTGGCCGGCCTGCTGCACGACATCGGCAAGCAAGAGCTGCCAGACCGCCTCCGGCAGACCGAAGACTATTTCTCTGCCGCCGAATACCGCGTCTACCAGCAGCACGTGGCGCACGGCGTGGCGGCAGCCGAGGCCATGGGCCTGCCCGCGGCCGTTGTCGCCGGCATTGCGCAGCACCACGAGATGGTCGATGGCACGGGCTTTCCTGACCGCCTGAAGGGGCCCGAGATGCAGCTCTGCGGCAAGGTGCTGGCCCTGGTCAATCGCTATGACAACTTCTGCAACCCCGGCCGCCACAGCAGCGTATTGACGCCGCACGAGGCGCTGTCGGTGATCTTCACGCAGATGAAGGCGCGCTTCGACTCGCTCGTGCTTGGCGCCTTCATCCGCATGATGGGCGTCTATCCGCCGGGCTCCGTGGTGCAGCTTGGCAATGACCGCTTTGCCTTGGTCACCTCGGTCAACTCCTTGCGGCCGCTGCGGCCCAAGGTCATCGTGCACGACCCCTCCATACCGCGTGAAGAGGCAGTGGTGCTTGACCTGGAGACCGCGCCCGAGCTCAGCATCCGCCGCAGCCTGAAGCCGCAGCAACTGCCGCGCGCGGCCATGGACTACCTGTCGCCACGCCAGCGCATCTGCTACTTCTTCGAGCGCGCCGCTGCACTTGATGCGCCGGAGGGTCTCGCATGA
- a CDS encoding malonyl-CoA synthase, with translation MRNQNLFAALRAAFPADLDATAIETDSGLFYSWRDLDRASARIANLLQSLKLAKGARVAVQVEKSVEAALLYLATLRAGYVFLPLNTAYQRSEIEYFIGNAEPEVVVCASRNQAWMREVAQAAGTRHVFTLDDDRSGTLLDAATPMPDTHAVAPRRADDLAAILYTSGTTGRSKGAMLSHGNLLSNAQVLKEYWGWRTGDVLIHALPIFHVHGLFVALHGALLNGSKMIWLAKFDPALVLRRLPDATVFMGVPTLYVRLLQEPGLDRAAVRNMRLFIAGSAPLLIETFRAWEERTGHVILERYGMSETAMLTSNPYDAAQGARRGGTVGFPLPGVQLRVAGDDGQPLATGETGGIQVKGPNVFQGYWRMPEKTREEFTADGFFRTGDVGRVDTDGYVTIVGRSKDLIISGGYNVYPAEIEGRINDMPGVAESAVVGVPHPDFGEVGVAIVIPRVGAKPDAAAILAQLRVQLANFKIPKHCAVVPELPRNTMGKVQKNLLREEFKALFV, from the coding sequence ATGAGGAACCAGAATCTCTTCGCCGCCCTGCGCGCCGCCTTCCCCGCCGACCTGGATGCCACCGCCATCGAGACCGACAGCGGCCTGTTCTACAGCTGGCGCGACCTGGACCGCGCCAGCGCGCGCATCGCCAACCTGCTGCAGTCGCTCAAGCTGGCCAAGGGTGCACGCGTGGCGGTGCAGGTAGAGAAATCGGTCGAAGCCGCGCTGCTCTACCTGGCCACGCTGCGCGCGGGCTATGTGTTTTTGCCGCTCAACACCGCCTACCAGCGCTCGGAGATCGAATACTTCATCGGCAATGCCGAGCCCGAGGTGGTGGTCTGCGCCTCGCGCAACCAAGCCTGGATGCGCGAAGTGGCGCAGGCTGCCGGCACGCGCCATGTGTTCACCCTGGACGACGACCGCAGCGGCACGCTGCTGGATGCCGCCACGCCCATGCCCGACACGCATGCCGTGGCGCCGCGCCGCGCAGACGACCTGGCCGCCATCCTCTACACCAGCGGCACGACAGGGCGCAGCAAGGGAGCCATGCTCAGCCACGGCAACCTGCTGAGCAATGCGCAGGTACTGAAAGAGTACTGGGGCTGGCGCACGGGCGACGTGCTGATCCACGCGCTGCCGATCTTCCACGTGCACGGACTTTTCGTCGCCCTGCATGGCGCGCTGCTCAACGGCAGCAAGATGATCTGGCTGGCTAAATTTGACCCGGCCCTGGTGCTGCGCCGCCTGCCCGACGCCACCGTGTTCATGGGCGTGCCCACCTTGTATGTGCGCCTGCTGCAGGAGCCGGGCCTGGACCGCGCGGCAGTGCGCAATATGCGGCTCTTTATTGCCGGCTCGGCGCCGCTGCTGATCGAGACCTTCCGCGCCTGGGAAGAGCGCACCGGCCACGTCATTCTGGAGCGCTACGGCATGAGCGAAACCGCCATGCTGACCTCCAACCCCTACGACGCAGCCCAGGGCGCGCGCCGTGGCGGCACCGTGGGCTTCCCCTTGCCAGGCGTGCAACTGCGCGTGGCCGGCGACGACGGCCAGCCGCTGGCTACCGGCGAGACCGGCGGCATCCAGGTCAAAGGCCCGAACGTGTTCCAGGGCTACTGGCGCATGCCCGAGAAAACCCGCGAGGAATTCACCGCCGACGGTTTCTTCCGCACCGGCGACGTGGGCCGCGTGGATACCGATGGCTACGTCACCATCGTCGGGCGCAGCAAGGACCTGATCATCAGCGGCGGCTACAACGTCTACCCGGCCGAGATCGAGGGGCGCATCAACGACATGCCGGGCGTGGCCGAAAGCGCCGTGGTCGGCGTGCCGCACCCGGATTTTGGCGAGGTCGGGGTGGCCATCGTCATCCCGCGCGTCGGCGCCAAGCCAGACGCGGCGGCCATCCTGGCGCAGCTGCGCGTGCAGCTGGCCAACTTCAAGATTCCCAAGCATTGCGCCGTGGTGCCGGAGCTGCCGCGCAACACCATGGGCAAGGTGCAAAAGAACCTGCTGCGCGAGGAATTCAAGGCCTTGTTTGTGTAG
- the lgt gene encoding prolipoprotein diacylglyceryl transferase, translating into MLMYPHIDPVALQIGPLAVHWYGLTYLAAFALFLFLGNLRLRHQPYAAITGDGAWTRKDVEDILFLGVAGVVLGGRLGYCLFYKPGYYATHPLEIFYIWQGGMSFHGGLLGVIGSMLWFARSRRRPWLQVADFVAPCVPTGLAAGRIGNFINGELWGRFSDPSLPWGMVFPQSGSMLPRHPSQIYQFLLEGLLLFVLLWLYARKPRRQGQVAAAFLIGYGSLRFIAEFFREPDSFLGLLPLGMSMGQWLCLPMIAFGLWLAWRSRQGQVG; encoded by the coding sequence ATGCTGATGTACCCCCATATCGACCCGGTTGCCCTGCAGATTGGCCCGCTTGCCGTGCACTGGTACGGCCTGACCTATCTCGCAGCCTTTGCCTTGTTTTTGTTCCTGGGCAACCTGCGGCTGCGGCACCAGCCCTATGCCGCCATCACCGGCGACGGCGCCTGGACGCGCAAGGATGTGGAAGACATCCTGTTCCTGGGCGTGGCCGGCGTGGTGCTGGGCGGGCGGCTGGGCTACTGCCTGTTCTACAAGCCCGGCTACTACGCCACCCATCCGCTGGAGATCTTCTATATCTGGCAGGGCGGCATGAGCTTTCATGGCGGCCTGCTGGGCGTGATCGGCTCGATGCTGTGGTTTGCGCGTTCGCGCCGCCGGCCCTGGCTGCAGGTGGCCGATTTTGTCGCGCCCTGCGTGCCCACCGGTCTGGCGGCCGGGCGCATTGGCAACTTCATCAATGGCGAGCTGTGGGGCCGCTTCAGCGATCCATCGCTGCCCTGGGGCATGGTGTTTCCGCAGAGCGGATCGATGCTGCCGCGCCATCCGTCGCAGATCTACCAGTTCCTGCTGGAAGGCCTGCTGCTCTTCGTGCTGCTGTGGCTGTATGCGCGCAAGCCGCGCCGCCAGGGCCAGGTGGCTGCGGCCTTCCTGATCGGCTACGGCAGCCTGCGCTTCATCGCCGAATTCTTCCGTGAGCCCGACAGCTTCCTGGGCCTGCTGCCGCTGGGCATGAGCATGGGCCAGTGGCTGTGCCTGCCGATGATCGCCTTCGGCCTGTGGCTGGCCTGGCGCAGCCGCCAGGGCCAGGTGGGCTAA
- a CDS encoding LysR family transcriptional regulator translates to MNDAPIELRVWRQFLAVAEELHFGRAALRLHMTQPPLTQAIALLEKTLGTPLFDRTSRRVQLTAAGEALLPDVRDLLERARALPARARAAAGGEVGRLRLGFVSTIGFERLPGWVRAFRAACPQVALELVEATGDVQLQAFARGELDAGLMLHSPGFAPPGLQAFRVLAEPLLLALPEHHPLAALQAPPLDAVLAEPLVIFPRRIAPSLYDAVFALYHAAGRSPEVVQEAIQMQTIVNLVSAGIGVAWVPASVTQFRRAGVVYRTPARRRRAPALPACETSLVWPADAANPALARFVDFVRQQVLLNS, encoded by the coding sequence ATGAATGACGCCCCCATAGAACTCCGCGTCTGGCGCCAGTTCCTGGCCGTGGCTGAAGAGCTGCACTTCGGCCGCGCCGCGCTGCGCCTGCATATGACCCAGCCGCCGCTGACCCAGGCCATCGCCTTGCTGGAGAAGACGCTGGGCACGCCGCTGTTCGACCGCACCAGCCGGCGCGTGCAGCTCACCGCCGCCGGCGAAGCCCTGCTGCCCGATGTGCGTGACCTGCTGGAGCGGGCCCGCGCGCTGCCGGCGCGGGCGCGCGCGGCGGCCGGGGGCGAAGTCGGGCGGCTGCGGCTGGGTTTTGTCTCCACCATCGGTTTTGAGCGCCTGCCGGGCTGGGTGCGGGCCTTTCGCGCGGCCTGCCCGCAGGTGGCGCTGGAACTGGTCGAGGCCACGGGCGACGTGCAACTGCAAGCGTTTGCACGCGGCGAGCTGGATGCCGGCCTGATGCTGCATTCCCCCGGTTTTGCGCCGCCCGGCTTGCAGGCCTTCCGTGTGTTGGCCGAGCCATTGCTGCTGGCCCTGCCCGAGCACCATCCGCTGGCCGCGCTGCAGGCGCCGCCGCTGGACGCGGTGCTGGCCGAGCCGCTGGTGATCTTCCCGCGCCGCATCGCGCCTTCGCTGTACGACGCGGTGTTTGCGCTCTACCACGCGGCCGGCCGCTCGCCCGAGGTGGTGCAGGAGGCGATCCAGATGCAGACCATCGTCAACCTGGTGTCGGCCGGCATCGGCGTGGCCTGGGTGCCGGCCAGCGTGACCCAGTTCCGCCGCGCCGGCGTGGTCTACCGCACGCCGGCCCGGCGCCGCCGCGCACCGGCGCTGCCGGCCTGCGAAACCAGCCTGGTCTGGCCGGCAGATGCCGCCAACCCGGCGCTGGCGCGCTTCGTGGATTTCGTGCGCCAGCAGGTGCTTCTTAATTCATAG